One region of Quercus lobata isolate SW786 chromosome 2, ValleyOak3.0 Primary Assembly, whole genome shotgun sequence genomic DNA includes:
- the LOC115958998 gene encoding MDIS1-interacting receptor like kinase 2-like produces the protein MVLSLIVVGILYAFLKHLRLRNKLNNPREAQNGNSIWSYDGKMVYERIIEATEEFDSKYCVGVGGCGSVYKAELQPSKVVVVKKLNSIQDNGIANAKAFENEIHALLETKHRNLVKLYGFCSHPRHSFLVYEFLEGGSLKEFLCIKEEVVNFEWIKREILSKEWLMLYPICITNMHHDCSPPTVHQDIFSKYILLDLEYVAHILDFGITRLLKLDSSNLTAFVGTFGYTVPAQYHGGLNWELPLGRRDLKTASLTTSNTNIPPPNSTLPNLVTLFKRQGLDEVDLVALLGGHTIGMARCVTFKQRLYNQNGNNQPDQTLDKGYYYNLKSVCPKSGGDNNISPLEFASPAKFDNTYFKLILWGKGLLTSDEVLFTGSAGTTMQLVKRYAEDGSLFFDQFAKSMVKMGNISPLTGFKGEDRKNCHRVD, from the exons ATGGTTCTCTCATTGATTGTAGTTGGGATTCTCTATGCTTTTCTTAAGCACTTGAGGTTGAGGAACAAGCTCAACAATCCAAGAGAAGCACAAAATGGTAATTCAATCTGGAGCTATGATGGGAAAATGGTGTATGAAAGAATCATTGAAGCAACAGAGGAATTTGACTCCAAATATTGTGTTGGAGTGGGAGGGTGTGGAAGTGTTTATAAAGCTGAGCTACAGCCAAGTAAAGTTGTTGTTGTGAAAAAACTTAATTCAATACAGGATAACGGGATTGCCAATGCAAAGGCTTTCGAAAATGAGATTCATGCTCTGCTAGAAACCAAGCATCGCAATTTGGTAAAGCTTTATGGTTTTTGCTCACATCCACGACACTCATTCTTGGTTTATGAGTTCTTAGAAGGGGGAAGCCTAAAAGAGTTCTTGTGCATTAAAGAAGAGGTTGTTAATTTTGAATGGATTAAAAGGGAAATATTGTCAAAGGAGTGGTTGATGCTTTATCCTATATGCATCACGAATATGCATCACGATTGCTCACCTCCCACAGTTCATCAAGACATATTTAGCAAGTACATCTTGTTGGATTTAGAATATGTTGCTCACATCTTAGATTTTGGCATAACTAGGCTTTTGAAGCTTGACTCGTCCAATTTGACTGCATTTGTTGGAACATTTGGTTACACAGTTccag CCCAATACCATGGTGGACTGAATTGGGAGCTACCATTGGGAAGAAGGGACTTAAAGACAGCAAGCTTAACTACCTCAAACACTAATATTCCCCCACCAAACTCTACTCTCCCAAACCTTGTAACTTTGTTCAAGCGTCAAGGACTCGATGAAGTTGATCTCGTTGCACTCTTAG GGGGGCATACAATTGGTATGGCAAGGTGTGTGACATTCAAGCAAAGGTTGTACAACCAAAATGGAAACAATCAACCTGATCAGACTCTTGACAAGGGCTACTACTATAATTTGAAATCAGTTTGTCCTAAATCAGGTGGTGACAATAACATCTCTCCCTTGGAATTTGCCTCCCCAGCAAAATTCGACAACACATATTTCAAGCTCATCCTGTGGGGAAAAGGGCTCCTCACTTCAGATGAAGTGCTTTTCACAGGAAGTGCTGGGACTACTATGCAATTGGTTAAGAGATATGCTGAGGATGGGAGCCTATTCTTCGACCAGTTTGCTAAGTCTATGGTTAAGATGGGAAACATAAGCCCTCTCACTGGTTTTAAGGGTGAAGATAGGAAGAACTGTCACCGAGTTGATTGA